One window from the genome of Saimiri boliviensis isolate mSaiBol1 chromosome 2, mSaiBol1.pri, whole genome shotgun sequence encodes:
- the FBXL22 gene encoding F-box and leucine-rich protein 22 isoform X1, which yields MSGSCRFFPHPSVELQHQLLAKNKHHSLTIYVHWQPRTGEERRQVSPSPSCSHTHTWPLLTMHITQLNRECLLHLFSFLDKDSRKSLARTCSQLHEVFEDPALWSLLHFRSLTELQKDNFLLGPALRSLSICWHSSRVQVCSIEDWLKSAFQRSICSQHESLVNDFLLRVCDRCPNLASLTLSGCGHVTDDCLARLLRCCPRLRALRLENCARVTNRTLAAVAADGRALQTLHVDFCRNVSAAGLRRLRAACPRLALRAEHSAAMLPDQPPRPRAPAAALGKLLQR from the exons ATGTCTGGGTCCTGCCGTTTCTTCCCTCACCCCTCCGTAGAGCTTCAGCACCAGTTGTTAGCCAAAAATAAACACCATTCCTTAACCATATATGTCCACTGGCAGCCCAGAactggggaggagaggaggcaggtCAGCCCGTCCCCTAGCTGCAGTCACACTCACACGTGGCCGCTGCTCACCATGCACATAACCCAGCTCAACCGGGAGTGCCTGCTGCACCTCTTCTCCTTCCTAGACAAGGACAGCAGGAAGAGCCTCGCCAGGACCTGCTCCCAGCTCCACGAGGTGTTTGAGGACCCCGCACTGTGGTCCCTGCTGCACTTCCGTTCCCTCACTGAACTCCAGAAGGACAACTTCCTCCTGGGCCCTGCTCTCCGCAGCCTCTCCATCTGCTGGCACTCCAGCCGTGTGCAGGTGTGCAGCATTGAGGACTGGCTCAAGAGTGCCTTCCAGAGGAGCATCTGCAGCCAGCACGAGAGCCTAGTCAATGATTTCCTCCTCCGGGTGTGCGACAG GTGCCCCAATCTGGCGTCCCTCACTCTGTCGGGCTGCGGCCACGTCACCGACGACTGCCTGGCGCGCCTGCTCCGCTGCTGCCCACGCCTGCGCGCACTGCGCCTGGAGAACTGCGCGCGCGTCACCAACCGCACGCTAGCGGCCGTGGCGGCGGATGGGCGCGCGCTGCAGACGCTGCACGTGGACTTCTGCCGCAACGTGAGCGCGGCCGGCCTGCGCCGCCTGCGCGCCGCGTGCCCGCGCCTGGCCCTGCGCGCCGAGCACAGCGCCGCCATGCTGCCCGACCAACCCCCGCGCCCGCGCGCGCCCGCCGCGGCCCTCGGCAAGCTGCTGCAGCGCTAG
- the FBXL22 gene encoding F-box and leucine-rich protein 22 isoform X2: protein MSGSCRFFPHPSVELQHQLLAKNKHHSLTIYVHWQPRTGEERRQVSPSPSCSHTHTWPLLTMHITQLNRECLLHLFSFLDKDSRKSLARTCSQLHEVFEDPALWSLLHFRSLTELQKDNFLLGPALRSLSICWHSSRVQVCSIEDWLKSAFQRSICSQHESLVNDFLLRVCDRTELHAPNLRGVEWTTQASVLVTQGALLSHKKQRAWLSGLSAELPSASNHVTPAPVSKLLQPYFFCKMC from the exons ATGTCTGGGTCCTGCCGTTTCTTCCCTCACCCCTCCGTAGAGCTTCAGCACCAGTTGTTAGCCAAAAATAAACACCATTCCTTAACCATATATGTCCACTGGCAGCCCAGAactggggaggagaggaggcaggtCAGCCCGTCCCCTAGCTGCAGTCACACTCACACGTGGCCGCTGCTCACCATGCACATAACCCAGCTCAACCGGGAGTGCCTGCTGCACCTCTTCTCCTTCCTAGACAAGGACAGCAGGAAGAGCCTCGCCAGGACCTGCTCCCAGCTCCACGAGGTGTTTGAGGACCCCGCACTGTGGTCCCTGCTGCACTTCCGTTCCCTCACTGAACTCCAGAAGGACAACTTCCTCCTGGGCCCTGCTCTCCGCAGCCTCTCCATCTGCTGGCACTCCAGCCGTGTGCAGGTGTGCAGCATTGAGGACTGGCTCAAGAGTGCCTTCCAGAGGAGCATCTGCAGCCAGCACGAGAGCCTAGTCAATGATTTCCTCCTCCGGGTGTGCGACAG AACCGAGCTTCATGCCCCCAATCTGCGAGGTGTGGAGTGGACCACCCAGGCCTCTGTACTGGTAACGCAAGGGGCCCTGCTGTCACATAAAAAGCAAAGGGCTTGGCTATCGGGGCTCTCTGCTGAGCTGCCCAGTGCATCCAACCATGTGACCCCAGCTCCAGTATCTAAACTCTTGCAACcttatttcttctgtaaaatgtgctAA